GTAAGTACCATTAGTCTTTAGATCAGTTCTCATCCACATATGGATAAGATATAGTTTTCTCTGGAAAATGTTACATGTCTTGAGTCTAACTTCCACAATGTGTCTTTATCATGCACGACTTAACTCTCTAGCCTAGTTTCGGACGTTAGCCATTATTTTCTTGCATGTGTTCAGTGTTCAAGTTTGAGTTTTCTTGTTGAATGTTTACCATTCTTGTCTTGTTTCGCCATGTCTACATGTACCTCCAcaagttttttgaaatttcaccATGATAATGACAAATGGGCGAACTTAAAACTTATCTCGCTTAGCGAGTTTGTGTTGCTATGATTTTTGAAATTTCGGTTAGATTCAGGTTTAGAAAGGTGATACCAAATTGGTTTTGGTTTAGTCAgtaaatttggttattttagtTCAGACTTGTTCCGTTACCGCCTCTTTTTAGAAAATTCAGATAAAATCCGAACCAAAACACACTTGAGACAACATTAAACTTGAGAAACCGTACAAGCCAAGAATGTTTCTATCTATGTGAGTAGTTCTTAGGACTGAGTTACAAGTTTCTTGCTTAAAATCATGTCATCAGTAGTGAAATCCGCTTCTTTCCGGAAAGTTCCACGACCAAAATCAAGGTTGTACGAGTCAGTGAGACCCTCCACTAGGTCGAACTCTGGTTTCCATCCCAGGGCATGCTTTGCTTTCTACACCGATGCAAAGAAATGCTGCAAGATCATTacataaataaaagagaaaaagactagaatagcactaaaccaagtttttgttcccaaagtagcactcaaggttcaaagtcacaaaaataggtttcattaaagaggtaaatatacatttatacactttgggttaattaatccaaaccttagggtttagagttaaggggtggggttttggaattagggtttaaaattttataaaaaataaatactaaattaaaaaataaaattttaaaaacagtttcaaaaagtatttttaaattataaaaagaaaatttgaaaaaaaataaaaaaaaaataaaaaaaaaaaaatttataaaaatttcgaatctgaaaacatataatctgaaactataaaaaaaatttcttttttttttcatttttttaatttatttttatttatttttgtttgtttatttaattttaaaccaagagtattagagatattttaccctttaataaatgtcatttttgtgactttctccttctagtgctatttttgagacataaacttcaaaagtgctATTATTGACGATTGCCCTAAATAAAAACTCTAGCCTTAAACAACTTGGTTTCTTTGATGTAGTGTTGTCTGAATCATTTGAATGTTAAAAGTTTACCTGGTCACGGAAAGGGAACGCCTTCGTCTTCCCAAAGTCAAACTCTTTCGGGTTGTAGTGAACAATCTCTGGCTCTGGAAACCCACCAGCCTGAATGAGTTGATAACATCACAAGTTTACATCTAGCAACGATCCAAAAAGGCTCAGTGTATGGATATCTCATCTCAAGAAGACCACAATGAGATGTACCTTTGCGCAAGCTCTTGCTAACCCATCAAAGGTGACATACTTCTCTCCTGAGATGTTGATTATCTCTCTGCTGGCTTTCTCGTTACCTAGCACGGCGAGTAAGGCTGTTGCCAAGTCCTGAAATCACAGAACCATTTGATGTTACATATCATTACTATTGAAGAGTGGGGAAAGAAAGATGCTGAGTTTGAGTTAACGGTTCCATGCAACATAATGAGTTCTCTAAACATGGAAAGCTAGCTCAAGAATATCAAGAGAAAGTAAGGTGTGTGACCTTACGTGACCGAGTTGTGAGATCTGGATCCCGGAGTTTGGAACTGGGATTGGGCGACCAGCTTTGAGACGGTGAAAGAACCATTCttcaaatagataaaaaaaattaattataaattgacCAACAATAATAATCAACTGATTACAAGCTCAAGTATTGCCTGAAAAATGTTTgttacaaagaaagaaagattgcCTGAAAACGAAAAAAGTTCTTTTTTTGACACCGTCTGTTACATGTATCTTTACATTTTTCAGACATACCATACTTGAAACATTTTTTCGTATGTCGTATGAGCTTATGCGTTAATGTTTAGTCCAAAAGAAGTTTCAAAACTTTCTATCTCTCTGTTGGCCTCGATGGTATGCGACCTTCATCTTAGGGTACTCATGGTATGCGACCTTCATCCAGTgccgtcttaaaaaaaaattaattatccaaggcgaaaaataaaataaagattttttataatttttttctaaacttttatttattgcatttctataaattaatgcAAAAAATTAtggtatttaaaataaaaaataagttattgcATTTCATGAGTTGTAGAGTACGTTGAAAAGTAATCTGGTTGGCCATTGTTATTGTGCATGTTGATACTACATGAGTATATATACAATCAGGTTGATATTTAGTCAATGTAGTACATACGacaattttagtatttttaaaaaattctctttaaatcttaattttgtGGCAGAAAACTGGAAGGTGCTATTTATGAGATTTTTCCTAAATTTTATCATTCATGCATTACTCTATAGAATTACAACTTTGGATGAAAAAAGGTAATGataattcaataatttttatgatttattgttgttaaataatatatttttatgaagtGATTTGTTTTCCAAAAAAGATATAGAAGACAAGgaaaagtgttaaaaaaaaaaaaaaagaagacaaggAAAAGTGATTACCCAACTTAAAAGTGGGCTTGGGCTACAACTTCTTATAAAAAGCCCATGATCACAAATCTTTATCTTACGACGGAtgcatcttcttcctcgtcgtcacTGTAAAAAAgcttttaaacattttttaaaacattttggaTTGATTCCCAAAATCGAACAAAACCCTAACTCCTTTGATCCAATCTTCCCGCCATGTCTTCGCGGCGTCGGCAATCTACACAGAGGAAGAAAGCTCCGGAGAGCTCCGTAACTCCGATTCGCCTCCCTCCCTTTCTAAAACCCGGCGCCGCCGTCGAGATCAGCTCCGACGAGGCCGGTTTCCGCGGATCGTGGTACGTGGGAGAGGTCGTCGCCGTCCCATCCTCAGACTCGACCACCAAATGCGAGGTGGAGTACACGACGCTGTTCTTCGACAAAGAAGGGAGGAAGCGGCTCAAGGAGGTCGTCGACGCGGCTCAGCTCCGTCCTGCGGTGCCGGCGATGTCCGAGAGGGAGAAGGAGAGGGATGTCGCGGTTGGGGAAGACGTGGACGCGTTTTACAGTGATGGTTGGTGGGAAGGGACGGTGACGGAGGTTTTGGGTGATGGGAGGTTCAGTGTTTACTTCAGGGCTTCAAAGGAGCAGATTCGGTTTCGGAGAGATGAGTTAAGGTTTCATCGGGAGTGGGTTAACGGCGCGTGGAAGCCGCCGATTGAGGAAagggaagaagaggaggaagaagaagaagaggaagaggtatGAAAGACAAGTTTTAaactgttttttgttttgtgttctgACTTATGTGCAAGTAGCTACTGTGGTAAAGACAGAAAATTTTAGTTGTGTTTGTTGTGTTCTGACTTGTTTGCATTGCGTTTGACACTATCTATTGTGTGGTAAGGCAGAAAATTTTAACTgtctttgttttgtgttttgacTTGTGTGTATTGCGTTTGACACTAGCTTTTATGGTAAAACCGACAATTTTTAccgtcttttattttttttttgtgttcattGCAATAACACTGGCTATTGTGGTAAGACCGACAATTTTAGCTGTCTTTGATTTGTGTTCTGACTTGTTTGCATTGCAATGATACCGTCTAGTGTGGTAAGAGAGACAAATTTTAGCTGTCTTTGTTGTGTGTGCATTGCAATGACGCTAGCTTGTGTGGAAGTAGTAGAGAGCATTGTCTTTACGGCTAAATTTGAATCCATACTAATCGTTGACTGCTATATAATTTGCAGGATCTTTTATCCCGAGTGGATCCGGAAACTGCAAGAGAAATCGCGAAACAAATGTTCTCCATTGGCACAATTGTTGAGGTTAGCAGCGATGAGGAAGGGTTCAAGGGGTCTTGGTTTTCAGCTAAAGTCATTGAACACGTTGACGAAGAAGACAAGTACCTTGTTGAGTACCGAGACTTGAGAGAAGAAAACGGCATCGAGCCTTTGAAAGAAGAAGCCGACTTTCTGCACATAAGGCCACCGCCACCGGCTGATGAGGATATAGATTTTGCCGTCAGGGACAAGATTGATGCGTTTTACAATGACGCTTGGTGGGTAGGTGATGTCATAGAGAGCATGAAGGAAGGAATCGTTGGTGTCTGCTTCAGGTACACAGGAGAAAAGATGCGGTTTGGAAGACAGGGCCTTCGTCTGCATAGAGACTGGATTAATGGGACTTGGCAGCTACCACTGAAACGAGGAGAGATGAAGAGGGCAACAAAGGTTGTTTAAGATTCCCATATTGATAAAACTCTAGAAAACTTACCATTCTCATTTGGATATGCAGAAAGTTCCGTGTGATCGGAACGTGAGACCTAAGAAAGCAATCGACAAGGAACATTTCAGCGGTGGAGATCCAGTCGAGGTGAGCAGTGTTGAAGAAGGATTTGAAGATTCTTGGTTCCTCGCAAAGGTTATTGAATACAGAGGAACGGACAAATGGCTAGTGGAATACGAGAAGTTGAAAGCGGAAGATGGGAAAGAGCCATTGAGAGAAGAGGTTAATGTTTTTCAGATAAGGCCTCGGCCACAAGAGACGGTCATGGTTAATCCGTTGGAGAAGCTTGACGAAGTTGATGCATTGTATAATGATGGATGGTGGTTCGGGGTGGTTAAAAAGGTTCTTGCAAAGTCGAACTACTTAGTTCATTTCCCGAAAACAGACGAGGTGCTCAAGTTTCATGTTTCTCGGCTAAGGCCACATCAGGAATGGATTGATGGCAAGTGGATAGCATCTTCAAAGGTGTGCTTCTAGCTCTAGATTTATCAACTCGTTTGATCTCATATATAACTTCGATACTAGTTTTTCAGCATTGGTTACTGGTTGTTGACCTGTAATTCTCATTTATTATCACGCTTTTACTGATGAGGTTTGGTCCCATTAACTTTTGATTTTCAGACTTAAACGGTGTAATTGAGCTGGAGAACATGTCAGGATTCTGGGGATCTCAAGTTTTGTTAATGTGGAGGAGATTAGCCTTGATGTTCCCTTTCTATTGTATACAGTTGCGTTTTATGATGATTGACCAAAAGATAAAATGAgttgatattttattaactttCCCATGAGTTTTGCTGCTCATTATGctacaaatttttatatttgacaaCAACCATGTTGATAATAACAACCCGCCCACTGTTCAATAGCAGAGAAAAGAAGCTCAACGAAGGTAGGCTCCGCCCACTGTTCAATAACAACCCGAGTATGACCTGATGTTCCTGACTCAGCAAAATGCAGGCTCAAACAGTCAAAACTGCAAACAAACTTTTAAAGTGAGCCACCAAGCAATTCTTGTGTCTTCAAGGTGCAATCCATTCATAAGGGACCAATCTAAAATTTAGGAAGCACAAGACATATACTACCTGCAGTTGTGGATGGTCTTTCTTTCCTAGAAACTCCACACAACGAGGGATAACACCGGATTTGATCACTTCATCTATTGGAGGACTGCGCTCTGCTCACAAATCATTAACAACCATCAGATGTCTCTTACACAAGTATATCCGTCTGAAAGGGAAAATGTATACATACATACCAATTATTAGTCTATAGATAATAACTTTCTAAACCGAGTAGTGGCTTCTAGCTGAGCTTGAGGATCATCAGAATAAACACCTTGTACCATCATTACGAGACCTTGTAACTGCTTAAAACAGGACATGAACAGCATCAAACAGCTGTTTCCTCGGGAAGAGATGTAGTAACATTCAATCCATTAACAAGATCAGCACATTGAGTTATTACATACTTGGATGACTCCTTCCATACAACGAAGAGGTATGCCATGCTGTcaccaaatatttatttattttagttagacCGTTTGACATCATATTTTTAGGCAACCCAAATTATAAAACCGCATTGACTTTATCCATTAACAAGATTAGCACATTGATTTATTACATACTTGGATGAATCCTTCCATGTAAGGAAGAGGTATGCCACGCTGTcaccaaatatttatttattttagttagacCGTTTGACATCATATTTTTAGGCAACCCAAATTATAAAACTGCACTGTTTTATGAAATCGaatgacattaataaaaataatttaaccaaaattcacaaaataatattttaattaagtatataaatatttataatataaatttcactattaattaattgtttttatttttactcaAACTAGGTAAGGAACCCGCGCGATATCCCGtgaaaaatctttttataaaaataattatttcatattttatagtttctattttatattacattcaaaaaaaaatctgtgtcacaaccatatattatataatattaagaaTGTATATTTGTGTTGTAGTTTcagataataaataaaatacaaatacgtcaatacaaaataaataaataaataaaatttctattagATTAGGTAAGTTATTATGACATTTCGACTACAATTTAactttttgaaactaattaaaataaacatatacatTTAAATCTAACAATTTACTAAACTAAGTAGGACTTGCAATTGTTCGTTCAGACACATTTCacttaaatagtttaaaaatccACCTTAAATCTCTAACAATATTTCCTCATTTAAGTGTAATTAGAGTTTTAGTTAAtaaaaacacacatatataaaactTATGAATAAATGAAAATGTGCATATAAAAGTTATTTGTTCTTAGATTACATTTTGTTAATAACTATCTATTAATAAATAAGATTGTCTAAATAGGCCTTAATATTTTATCTGAAAACCGAATGAGACAAAATGCACCAACACATGATATTATAGaccataaatataatttaaaacccatataattaattttgttgatatatgatattataaaaataactaaatatccaAAAACCGAGCTATCCTAAAATTTTTAAGATTCTTAAAaatgtgtatataaaatatcaaggaaaacaaatgaaaagaacTCATTGAAAACCTATGCAACTTTTAAAATGAATGGTGACATTTTTAGACATTTTTGATaaccttttaaaaatatatgaatttttagaacaaaaagacatatatttagatgaaaataataattttaaaatatatgtaatttctTGCATGAAAggacattaataaaaaatacatactcTTAGATACTTTCACTACCACTTAAAAATTATTGCAACTTTTAAGATGGAAAAACACATCTTCAAACATTTTTGAatttctaatttaaatatattaatgctTTCATCTCACAGTAATAATCAGTGCTTGAAGAGACACAAACGTCGAATGGACATAGGTTAGGTAAACAGCCTCTAACTAAGCAGCTCATCTCTCCCATCAGCGAGTAATTAAGTAGTACAGTTTCGCATGTTCTTCGGAATAATTCGggcttttttgttgttgttatgctTTCTTGTCAAGCACTTTACCAAAGGGCATGTTAATAGAATTTTCAGCTGTGATATGTTCTACTATCATTGCCACTTTCCCTGTTGAATCCTTAGTTATCTCTCTTGGTGTTAAATGTctagattttcatttttttttatcattgcaGTACGTACCAGGTATGAAAACTCAAAATGTATATCCCACTCTCTGTTGGGGTAGATTTGTATATGTTAGGAACTTGAAATGGGTTCTTCTCCCACTCTGCCCACTCTGATGTGGAATCTAACTAAACTTCAATTTTCGAAAACTCGATCACTCATTTATAAAAGCCATATTGAATCGATCTAGTTACCAGTAAGCAGAAAGACATGGGTCATAAGGACTTTTTTGCCCACATTATCAATGTCCTCCATGTGGAACATGGGTGGGCTTTCATAGGCAAGGGTAGTTGATTAAATATTTTCCATAGGCAAGGTAGTTGGTTGGAGACTTGCACTTAAGCATGTGTGGCaggaacaagaaaacaaaaactgtggaggcagaagaagaagcttggcTGTTAGTGATGTCGATTGTTGTGGATGTCAACAGATCAGATATCTGTGAGAGTTCAAGTAGGAGAACCCGAGATGAAAGTGTCTTTGAGAAATTGAAGAAGGCGGCTCAAGATGGAGACATCGAAGAATTGTATAAACTGATAGCTGAGGAACAAAACATTCTAGACCACTTTGATGAAGTGCCTTTCTGTGAGACGCCACTACACGTGGCGGCTGAAAACGGGAAAACCCATTTTGCGATGGAACTAGTGACTCTTAAGCCGTCGCTTGCATTGAAGCTAAACGTGTCAGGCTTCACCCCAGTCAATTTAGCCCTGCAAAACAACCACATGAGAATGGTTAGAGGGTTTATAGCAATCGACAGAAGCTTAGTCAGAATCATGGGAAGAGGGAGGATTACCCCTTTGCACCATGTGGCTAGAATAGGTGATGCAGAATTGCTTAGTGAGATCTTGATGGCTTGTCCCTTTTCAATagaagatttaacaataaagcGTGAGACAGCTGTGCATATTGCGGTAAAGAACCACCAGTTTATGGCGTTCAAGGTTCTGTTTGGATGGATCAAGAGAGCGAACAGGGTGGAAATCTTGGATTGGAAGGATGAAGACGGTAACACAGTCTTCCATATTGCTGCAGCTATCAATCAGACTGAGGTAAAAAAAATGTCtctcttattttaatattttttccctTAATTATTTGTGTTTAAACATTGCTGGCTTTTGATCTGCTTCTTAATCGGTTTCTGTGaccttgtatattttatttacgtaccatattttttaaaccctttaaattaatattaatttaaaattctgaatacatattttttttttgacaggaatacatatttttaaatatatatatatatattacaacttttttgtattatgattttgcataaaattatactccctccgtttcatattgtaagtagttttagggaaatttttttgtttcaaaatgtaagtagttttcatatttctaggtaacttttacatttattgagtatagtgtgaccaatcaaattaaataaacttatttttgattggttaaattatatctaacctatttaatatacaatactttttaaaacataataattttcttaatctttgtgctTTTAGCCAAAACTACTTACATtataaaacagagggagtatatatttTGGGTGTGAGATTCTACGTAACATCCTGCAGGATTTTTGTAGGTCATGGCGTTGCTACGTAAAAGCGTTAAAATAGCAGCCAAGAATTTGAATGGCAAAACGGCGATGGACATATTCGAAGCTCACCAGCCTCCTTGTTTCCCTGAAGCAAGAACAATTCTCCGTAGTGCCAAAGAAAGGCTATTTAGTTGTTCCACAATAACTCTTGCAGAATATTTGAGCAAAGATCTAAGAGCATCATCATTAGTAAACCCTCTCTTGGGGTTCAtaagaattttttaatatttttttagtggaATCATAAATAGTGTTGAACTTCTATTTATTGTGTTTTTGCATTAGTGAATCTCAAGAAGGAGTTCATaggaataaaatattattatttatattttttaaaactttcaattaattaacaatacatgaataaaatataataatcttttataattttttaaaaaatttattcaatatattaaaaataaataacattaaaatgacattaaaattttattcaatacattGAGAATTCAAGAACATACAAAGATTATTCATACAATAATCggcattattaaaaattaaaaaaaatataaaatataaaaatacaaatttatattaatttttttatatattgaaattgGTTACATAGTTATGACAGGTATATCaaacttaactaatttttttaaaaacaattaaacctACACctaaaattctaaacccaaagtTCTATCTCCAACGTCACCGTCTTCTAGTCACATACCGGAGCTTGGACCTTCTCCACTCTAAACACCTAATGTCCTCGCCACTAATGACTCACCCCTTTTGCCACCTTCTCCTCCATCAAGCTTCTCTGCCTTATCTACCTTCCTGTAACACAATACACAAACTAcagaatatatattatatagaagGCAAAGAGTCAGAGGCAGATGTTCCTGTGACCTGTAAAGGCCTGTAGACACATAATCATAAAAGCTGAGACAAATTGGACCTTATGAACATGGCGATCAACTCCTCTAGTCGTCAAGTAACGACCATCAGAGTTAACAGCTAAAGCATCTACAATTACAACAAACAGCAATCATGAATACAAAATGAAACCTCTGAGCAATGGTTCCAAGACAGACCTGGAACGGAGCGGAAGCAGGAATAACCATTATTCTTTGCACAGGAAGACGTGGTGGAGGAGTGCAAACAACAACATCTTTGCCTCTCAGATGTTCCATTGGCTGCACAACAAGCTTCCATCAAGATACAAAACACGTGAGGAAGCAGCAACGGAGTGAGTTAAAGCAAGTACCTTTAAATCCAGGAGAGGCATTAGACTGATGAGGAGGTTTGAAAAAATTAGCATTAATGTTATTGATAAGAGGCAATTAATTGCTAATCCCCTAGAACAACACTAAACATCGCAATCAAgaacaaagaagagaagagtaTAATCGCAAATATGAACGAACctcataagaaaaaaatggagatTAGAGCTCCATAATCGCAAGATATATTGATTTCAGTAAACATACACAAGGAATAAGGTCCAATTTGTCAGACCACCACCATTCTCCTCTGAttgttacaaaagaaaaataaaaaacagagaAGAATTGAGATAAAAGGAGAAagaattgaatctgatgaaatgaggagagaggagagaagaggaCGAACAATGGAAGGAGATGGAGAGAGAGTGGAGGAAGCTAAAGCTAGACTTATTACCGAACTCCAGCTTCTGTAAGAGACGAGGAGAAGATGTGGAGAAGGAAAGAGAAGACAGTGACTGATTGACACGTGGTCTGAACCGCTTCATACAAGTTCACTACTAAGGATCGGTTCAATgaattaaaatcattttttatttttttaatcaattcgGGCCTAGGAACTTGAACCCATGAACCCCATTACATCCTCTAATGCGCCTGCTCTAACGTTTCTCGAGAAACGGAACAATTTCTTAGGGCTGAGCAATTTAAGCATATCTAGAGCCAGACCTCTAACCAGTAGCCATCGCCGTGATGCAATATATGTGGTGGTTATACTTATAATAACAACTTCATTCCAGGCTGGTTTTAGTCCTCCAGGCGGATTTTGGCAGGAGGACGGCGTGGATCATCATAACGTCTATCACAAAGCTGGGCAAATGACTATGTCTTTCTCCAATGCCTTAATTTTTAACGGCTTCAACGGGTTTGCCTTCTTATCATCCCTATACGTGATCATGATCCTCACAATTGGACTTCCCATGTGGAAGTTAATCTATTGTTCAACGGCGTGTTTAGGTCTCGCTTTGTTAGCATCATACGGCACTATATTCCCGTATCCTAACAGCTATATAGGGTATATCCCATTGATCACCTTCGTCTATGCATTCCCATCGATTATCACAATCATGCTGTTTAGTGTTTTCATGGCATTCATTGTTGACAAACGTGGCCGGAGACTAGTAGACTTCCCGGCGAGCTGCTTCAGCTCATCTCATGAGTTGTCGCTATGATCATTAGAGTACGTTGAAAACATGATACCATGCACGAGGAATATTAGTTATGTTTCGATGTGGGACTATGATGTAACTGAAATAAACTCTTATGTGTTTTTCAAGCTAGCTAGTGTTATGAATTTAAATTGTCAACTAGTTCGTTCTAATAACTAGTTTCTCAGCTGAAATTAAACGCTGTTTATTTCATACTCTTTCGTTCAATTCATTTTGCTGATCTTTTTTTCCTTGATTATTTGTTGCTTGCTGAGTCTTGTTTTGCTTCTAgaaaattgattaatatttagagAACGTACACAAAAGTGGCAGATAGACTAGAGGATAGTTTTCAAGGTTGAGTATTGAAAACATGTACAAATTACCATGACCATTACTCTGAGGAAGTCTGGAAGGGTCTAACACAGAATTTGCTCTCTACACAGTATACGAATCAATGAAATCGTATTATGCAACTCCTTCTGGAACAGGCTCGGGACAGAACTCAGTTATTCATAATGAGATACGTAACGGTATCTCACGAAACAATGTATGTCATATGGTGAAAAAGCAATTAACCGAAACATGGTGAATCGCCCGGCAAAAATCATCCAAATGGTAGACAGACAGGTTCGCAATCGTCTATCATCAGTCCGAGGTATGTGTGTGCAAACTTATGATGAAGGCTGGAGGCATGGTTAACTGCACGATAGTATCATCATTCttttaaacaaattattatGTTAGTATCAAACACTCGGCACCAAAAATCAAGCGATTGCAGACGATATAACTAGTAAATATGTTCTTCCACATgtcaacatattttattttgcttGTATTGTATTATTTGGTCTACGTACCGGAACTGATAACATTCGAGATTATCCTCTttgtaaaaacgtttttttttaattaaattaatttaatattttttttcaaaaaaggaTGTACAAtgttaaaattcttttattttctacAAATTGAACAAGTTATTTGTTTCGCAGGCTCAATCATTCTTCGCAAGAGTGTGCtatgtttttcgtttttttctttctgaatcGAACAATTCATCTTTTGATTTCCAGAATCGAGGAACAATCCACTCATGACTCATACCTTTACCTTGAGAACAAAAATCGAGTATGAAAAGAGTTGTAAAGATCTCACAAccaatcaaaatcactaaaactataaaatcgtGGTTTTCAGGTAAAACTAACAAAAAGGGATTTTcctttcaaaattattaattatgttttcctgttaaaatcacaaaatattttttttctgctgaacataaaatcaatttttccttctaaaaccacaaaataaaattttataaaaaaactaaaattagatttttctacgaaaaattttaaatcaagtttTCTCAACAAAACTAAAAGATTCTAGTTGTTCCATCAAACTGAAAAATCAGACTTTTCACCAGCTAGCAAACCAGAAATCGTCGACGTGTGCTTTTATTagtacaaatttttttaatcgtCTCTGGTAAGCCACGTAAGCACATTCTGTGACCTCTAACAGAGTTGCTATGGCTGCTACTATATGCATTCTAATTGTGAATCGAAGAAGATGAAATAGAAAGGAGGATCagatcatatttataatttggaTCGTTTCTGGTTGTGGgtctaatttattttcaaaaactgaTTTG
The nucleotide sequence above comes from Brassica napus cultivar Da-Ae chromosome A9, Da-Ae, whole genome shotgun sequence. Encoded proteins:
- the LOC106420238 gene encoding protein AGENET DOMAIN (AGD)-CONTAINING P1-like, yielding MSSRRRQSTQRKKAPESSVTPIRLPPFLKPGAAVEISSDEAGFRGSWYVGEVVAVPSSDSTTKCEVEYTTLFFDKEGRKRLKEVVDAAQLRPAVPAMSEREKERDVAVGEDVDAFYSDGWWEGTVTEVLGDGRFSVYFRASKEQIRFRRDELRFHREWVNGAWKPPIEEREEEEEEEEEEEDLLSRVDPETAREIAKQMFSIGTIVEVSSDEEGFKGSWFSAKVIEHVDEEDKYLVEYRDLREENGIEPLKEEADFLHIRPPPPADEDIDFAVRDKIDAFYNDAWWVGDVIESMKEGIVGVCFRYTGEKMRFGRQGLRLHRDWINGTWQLPLKRGEMKRATKKVPCDRNVRPKKAIDKEHFSGGDPVEVSSVEEGFEDSWFLAKVIEYRGTDKWLVEYEKLKAEDGKEPLREEVNVFQIRPRPQETVMVNPLEKLDEVDALYNDGWWFGVVKKVLAKSNYLVHFPKTDEVLKFHVSRLRPHQEWIDGKWIASSKT
- the LOC106419936 gene encoding ankyrin repeat-containing protein BDA1, with the translated sequence MCGRNKKTKTVEAEEEAWLLVMSIVVDVNRSDICESSSRRTRDESVFEKLKKAAQDGDIEELYKLIAEEQNILDHFDEVPFCETPLHVAAENGKTHFAMELVTLKPSLALKLNVSGFTPVNLALQNNHMRMVRGFIAIDRSLVRIMGRGRITPLHHVARIGDAELLSEILMACPFSIEDLTIKRETAVHIAVKNHQFMAFKVLFGWIKRANRVEILDWKDEDGNTVFHIAAAINQTEVMALLRKSVKIAAKNLNGKTAMDIFEAHQPPCFPEARTILRSAKERLFSCSTITLAEYLSKDPLTFLEKRNNFLGLSNLSISRARPLTSSHRRDAIYVVVILIITTSFQAGFSPPGGFWQEDGVDHHNVYHKAGQMTMSFSNALIFNGFNGFAFLSSLYVIMILTIGLPMWKLIYCSTACLGLALLASYGTIFPYPNSYIGYIPLITFVYAFPSIITIMLFSVFMAFIVDKRGRRLVDFPASCFSSSHELSL